The genomic stretch CGAATTCAAGAGGCCGTTGCCGGTCGACCACCACACGAAGGTGGCCAATGCGGCGATCACCATTTCAACGACGATCCCGGCCGCGCTGATCGCGATCCGCTGCCGTTTGTCGCCGAGCAGCCAGGCGTCGGACACGTTGCAATACAGGCAGGGCGTGAACACCAGCAGCATGAAGCCGAGCTCGTGGCAGCGGCCGCCGAAATGCCGGCAAGTGAGGGCATGCCCGATCTCGTGCAACACCTTCACCGAACCGATCGCCGCGGCAAGCCAGAACAAATTTCCGGCCCCGAAAAACGCCCGGAAATCCGGCAACCGCGCTTGAAGCGTTTCGCAGTGAACTCCCGCGAGGACGATGGCCGACAGGACGACGAGCGCGCAAACAAACGCCATGGCGCGGGAAAAGATCCAGCGCGTCGCCGGTTCGAGGCGGCCCAAGAATGCGTCGGGATCGATCCCGCGAAACTGCAACGCCAGCACATTCGCAAGCTGCTCCAGCATTTTCTGCCAGCGCTGTTTTCGCCGGCGCTCGAGCAACTCGGCCGCCTGGCCGCTGGAATCGGCGACGATCAGGCCCTCTTCGTGCAGTCGCCCCAGATAAGCTTGCAGGCGCTGCGGATCGAGCCGCCGCGGGGCAAACCGCCGCTCGAAGCGCGATTGGATCTCGTCGATGCTCGTTTGCCCATCGAGCATGCGCAACACGAAGTATTCCTCCTCGCGCAACTGGAAGTAGCGCAGCGCAAGCGGGTCCTTCACGCTCCATTGCGGCCGGCCGCGCATGGCAACGGCTCGCATTTCCAAATCGGGCCGCATCCGCATCGAAAGCGGTCGAGCGGTCGTGGAAAGGGCGAGAGGCAGCAAGGGAGGGCGAGGGTGAGGGTGAGGGTGAGGGGACAGAGCCATGGGCCCTGGAATTATATTGGCACAAACGAAGCCGCGCCGACAGGCCGACGCCGGGATGCCGACCTTCGCGTGCCCTCAACCGCTCCCGAAGTGGGCGGCTCAGCCTTGATAGCCGGCGCGGATGTCGTCGTAGGAACGGAGCTCGTAGCCGATGCCGACGAAATCGAGCACGCGCGTCAGTGCCCGCAGGGCAACGCCCATGCCGTCGGGTCCGCTTGCGCCGCCGTATTGACCGCCCGACTTCAGATGCGGCTCGAGTTCCAGGAAAACGCCCGGAATTCCTCGGCGCCGCAATCGCTTTTCCAGCGCCGGGATCGATTCGCTGAAGTCGCGGAGAATCTCTTCGTAGCCGCTGTTGCCCATTCCGACCGGAACGAAATTGCGCAGCGATGCTTCGTCGACCGGCGCGCTGCGGGCCGAGGCCGCGCGAGTCTTGCTCTTCGTTGCCGACGAGCCTTTTGGCGCGCCATTCGCCCCCCACTTCTTAGCTGGCCGGCTGCGGCGAACCGCGCGATAGTCTTTGACGTGCATCCAGCCAAGTGCCGGCTTCATCGCCAAGTAATGGACAAACACCTCGCTCGTGGAAAAGCCCTGGCAGACGAGATTTGCCGCGTCGAACACCAACACCAGCGCCGGATGGTTCACCTGCCGATGGATCTCGGCGAGGATCAAGCCGTCGCGGCCGACCAGATTCGCTTCGACTTCCAATCCGAACGTCAGATCGGAGCGATGGCACATTTCGGCGATCTGGCCGATCTGATCGACGGCCTGCGCTAAATGTTTCCGCGGATCGTCGGCGGCCGGCGGATAAAACGAAAATCCGCGGATCAGTTTGGTTTCGAAGGCGTGGGCCAATTCGCAGGCCCGGCGCACTTCCTTGGCCAAATAGCGATCGAAAGGGACATAGCGATTCTGCGTGCCATCGTCGATATCCAGCAGTTTCACCTTGCCGATCGGCGAACCGATCGATGCGACGCTGAGATCGTATTCGTCTTCCTGATGCCGGATTTTCTGGATTTCTGCGGTCGTGAGCTGCAAGACATTCTTGACGCCGCGGCCGGCGTCGATCGCACGCAAGCTGTAGTAGTGCAACCCCAGGGCCGCAAACGGAGCGAATTGCTCGACGGCCGTCTTGTGATAAGCGGCTTCGTCGGCGAATCCGCTGAGAATGACTTGGGGTTTGTCAGCCATGCGCAATCGGGCCTCCGGTGGAGATCGACGAGTTAGGGAGAATCGGTGAGGCACTATTGTGGAGCGACACCGCGCGACACGCAAGGGAGGCAAGCGGTAGACCGGTAGGGCCCGGCCGAAAAACAGTTTCTCCACAGACCCCTCTCCCCTTTCAATGGTAGCAGCCACACTCCGTGTGCCGGCTGGCCCGCTCTTTGCGCAACCCGCCGCGGAGCGCAGACGGCACACGGAGTGTGCCTGCTACGTTGGTTGCGGCCCAAGGCCGCTCTGGTGTGCCGATGGCTCTGCCAATGGCACTCTCGCGGAGCTCCAAAACTTCTCCGCAGGTTATGGAGAAGTTCATCGGTAAGAAGCGAACATTCGCAATCTTTGCCCGGCGAGACGGCCCAATGTAGCAGGCACACTCCGTGTGCCGTCTGCCCCGCTCTTTGCGCAACCCGCCGCGGAGCGCAGACGGCACACGGAGTGTGCCTGCTACGTTGGTTGCGGCCAAAGGCCGCTCTGGTGTGCCGATGGCTCTGCCAATGGCACACTCGCGGAATTCCAAAGCCTCTCCGCAGGTTATGGAGAAGTTCATCGGTAAAAAGCGAACGTTCGCAATCTTTGCCCGGCGAGACGGCCCAATGTAGCAGGCACACTCCGTGTGCCGTCTGCCCCGCTCTGTGCGCAACCCGCCGCGGAGCGCAGACGGGAGAAATACATCAGGAAGATACGAACGTTCGAAATCTTTGCCCGGCGAGGCGGCTCAATGTAGCAGGCACACTCCGTGTGCCGTCTGCGCCGCTCTGTGCGCAATCCGCCGCGGAGCGCAGACGGCACACGGAGTGTGCCTGCTACGTTGGTTGCGGCCGATGGCCGCTCTGGTGGGCCACGGGCTCTGCCAGCCTCGGTGGCCGCCTCGCTTACGCTTCGGGCTAGTGTGGGGCACTGAATAATCCGGGCTAGCATTCGCAATTGGCGGCTGGTTTCAAAGCCACGGAACTCGCCTTGCCTTTTTCTGGATCGTGCGGGAGGATGCCCGCCATGCCTTACATCACTCGACATCGGCTGGTACCAGCCGAATCTCGCCGCCATTGGCAACGCCTTGCGTTACCGATCTTATTCGCAATTACGGTCTTATGTGTTTCGTTGGGCACGATTTGCAATCGCGCAACCCGTCAGAGAAACGCAGTCAAGATCATTGAAAAGGCAGGCGGCAAGGTTTGGTACGACTACCAGGTTGCCGAAGAAGGTCCCTTTGGCGGGGCGGCGGGTCCGGCCACCGCTCCAACTTGGCTCAGAAATTGGATCGGCGTCGACTATTGTGCCACGGCGATCGGCGTTGTGCTAACGGATGAAGATGGAGTCAGCAAGAACGTATTTCGCGCGATCGGCGACTTGCCGCATTTGCGAACGGTCAGCTTATCGGGAATGGCAGTCACGGATTCGACGTTGTTGAACCTTCGAGATTTGGGCGATCTTCGAGAATTGACGATCTCCGATTCCTCGGTCAGCGATGCGGGGTGGAAACCTCTTGAACAATTGACTCGCCTAGAATTCTTGACCTTGGACGGCTCCAATGTCGACGACGCTGCATTGTCGCACATCAAAGGTTTGACACATTTGAAGGATTTGAAGCTCTTCACGACCGGCGGAGTCACGGACGCCGGTTTGAGCGATCTGCAGCGCCTTTCTCGACTCATGCACCTCACGCTATATTCGAGTGATAAGATAACGGATGCCGGAATGCAGTACATCAAACGCTTGCCTCGCTTGACACTGCTTGACATCGCGATGACCGGCGTCAGCGAAGCCGGCGTGCGCGACCTGAAAGAGGATTTGCCAACGCTGCGGATAATTCGCCGGTAGCGGAGGCGGGCAGCATGAGCTTGTTGCTTTCCTTCGCTCTCGACATTGCGATTGGGCTGCTGCTGAAGTGGGTGCGTGATTGAGCGGCAATCGCCTCCGCCGAAATCGCTGAACGAGAAAACCGGCAATTATCGAGGTTTGGCCGCGGCTGTCTCCGCGGGATCACCATGCAGCACCTTTTCGGTCCTGGCGGTGACTATCCTTCCGGCTTGATCCAATGCCGAGACCTCGACGGTGTAGATTCCGGGCGGCAGGTCAAACAGTTCCCAGTTTCCCGTCCAGACGTCGAAGCCGGAGCCGTCGAGCGTCTTGCGGTTTCCAGCGGTCGTTTTCCGCACCTTGCCGTTGCCGTCCAAGAGTTTGCCTTCGAACTTCGCCACGGCTTTATCGATGGTCGGCGAAATGCAAACGGCGCCATAGAGCCAGCCGTAATTTCCCGATTTCGTCAAGCTCATTGGCAGCAGCGCTTTGCCGAACGGCTTGAGGTCGCCGGGCTCGATTTTGTCGACGAGCCTCACTCGCCCGAAGGCTGAAGGCGTGGCCACGTTGTCAGGTGAGGAATAGACGAACGTGCGATCGGCCCGCGGGCCGCCGTCGCTGCTGCATAGTTCGCAGTCGATGCCGATTATTTCATCGGCCTTGGCTTTGAACTCCGGGAAGTTTGCCCAGGGCAACTTGAATTCGGCGGTCCAGCCCCAGGGCGTTTTCTCACCGGCGATTTCGACGCCGTGCAGCCTGAGGCCTTTGAAAGCCGGCAAGTCGCGCACCGCCCAACGAGGCTTGATGTCGGTCTTGGTGAAGGGGGTCCAGAACATGTGGAGCGAGCCGGGGCCGAATTGCGGTCCGCCGAGTTTGTCGCCACGGCGAGTGTCGAGATAGAATTCGACCGCGTCGCCGTCCCAGATCGCCGATCCGAAATGGGCCGGATGCTGATCG from Pirellulales bacterium encodes the following:
- a CDS encoding sugar-binding protein, producing the protein MNLPRAGLLIAVLLNSVSSAVFAQQKPIVGLIPKATKPVKMDGKLDDWDRAFVTPVNIGHPDFANRGGEFLFLWDDDNLYVGLRCLDQHPAHFGSAIWDGDAVEFYLDTRRGDKLGGPQFGPGSLHMFWTPFTKTDIKPRWAVRDLPAFKGLRLHGVEIAGEKTPWGWTAEFKLPWANFPEFKAKADEIIGIDCELCSSDGGPRADRTFVYSSPDNVATPSAFGRVRLVDKIEPGDLKPFGKALLPMSLTKSGNYGWLYGAVCISPTIDKAVAKFEGKLLDGNGKVRKTTAGNRKTLDGSGFDVWTGNWELFDLPPGIYTVEVSALDQAGRIVTARTEKVLHGDPAETAAAKPR
- a CDS encoding TIM barrel protein, translating into MADKPQVILSGFADEAAYHKTAVEQFAPFAALGLHYYSLRAIDAGRGVKNVLQLTTAEIQKIRHQEDEYDLSVASIGSPIGKVKLLDIDDGTQNRYVPFDRYLAKEVRRACELAHAFETKLIRGFSFYPPAADDPRKHLAQAVDQIGQIAEMCHRSDLTFGLEVEANLVGRDGLILAEIHRQVNHPALVLVFDAANLVCQGFSTSEVFVHYLAMKPALGWMHVKDYRAVRRSRPAKKWGANGAPKGSSATKSKTRAASARSAPVDEASLRNFVPVGMGNSGYEEILRDFSESIPALEKRLRRRGIPGVFLELEPHLKSGGQYGGASGPDGMGVALRALTRVLDFVGIGYELRSYDDIRAGYQG